A genomic stretch from Coffea arabica cultivar ET-39 chromosome 10c, Coffea Arabica ET-39 HiFi, whole genome shotgun sequence includes:
- the LOC113714881 gene encoding synaptotagmin-2-like gives MAIISTIMGVFGFGIGITIGLVIGYFLFIYVQPTDVKDPDIRPLVEQETQNLQKMLPEIPLWVKNPDYDRLDWLNKFIETMWPYLDKAICKTAKKTAEPIIAEQIPKYKIESVQFEALTLGCLPPTFQGMKVYSTEEKELIMEPALKWAGNPNITVVVKAFGLRATVQVLDLQVFASPRITLKPLVPSFPCFAKILVSLMEKPHVDFGLKLLGADAMSIPGLYRFVQELIKDQVANMYLWPKTLEVQVLDPAKAMKKPVGILTVKVLRAMKLKKKDLLGASDPYVKLKLSEDKLPAKKTTVKQKNLNPEWNEEFNFVVKDPQSQVLDVSVYDWEQVGVHDKMGINVVPLKELTPDEPKVVTLDLLKNLNPDDPQNEKSRGQLVLEVLYKPFKDDEMPDDIEDSNSIQKAPEGTPESGGLLVVIVHEAQDLEGKHHTNPSVRLLFRGEERRTKPVKKNRDPRWEEEFQFMLDEPPTDDRIHVEVVSTSSRMGLLHPKEILGYVDIYLADVVSNKRMNERYHLIDSKNGRIQIELQWRTSG, from the exons ATGGCTATAATCAGTACAATTATGGGtgtttttgggtttggaatcgGAATCACCATTGGGCTTGTGATCGGATATTTTCTCTTCATCTACGTCCAACCAACTGATGTCAAG GATCCTGATATCCGGCCCTTGGTTGAGCAAGAAACTCAAAATCTCCAGAAGATGCTACCAGAAATACCCCTTTGGGTAAAAAATCCAGATTATGATCGT CTTGATTGGCTCaacaaatttattgaaactATGTGGCCTTATTTGGATAAG GCTATTTGCAAGACTGCAAAGAAAACAGCGGAGCCCATCATAGCCGAACAGATACCAAAGTACAAAATTGAATCGGTTCAGTTTGAAGCACTGACTTTGGGCTGTCTGCCTCCTACATTTCAAG GCATGAAAGTATATTCCACTGAAGAGAAAGAATTGATTATGGAACCGGCCTTGAAATGGGCTGGTAATCCTAACATAACTGTTGTTGTCAAGGCATTTGGATTGCGAGCAACCGTTCAG GTGCTTGACTTGCAAGTATTTGCCTCTCCACGTATCACACTGAAGCCACTTGTTCCAAGCTTCCCTTGTTTTGCGAAGATATTAGTTTCTCTGATGGAAAAG CCTCACGTTGACTTTGGATTGAAACTGTTGGGGGCTGATGCTATGTCCATTCCTGGTCTGTACAGGTTTGTTCAG GAGCTTATTAAAGATCAGGTTGCAAATATGTATCTGTGGCCAAAAACACTAGAAGTACAAGTACTGGATCCTGCTAA AGCAATGAAGAAACCGGTTGGAATCCTTACGGTGAAGGTGTTGAGGGCAATGAAGCTTAAGAAGAAAGATCTTTTGGGTGCTTCAGACCCTTATGTGAAGCTAAAACTTAGTGAAGACAAACTTCCTGCGAAGAAGACAACTGTGAAACAGAAGAACTTGAATCCTGAATGGAATGAAGAATTTAACTTTGTTGTGAAGGATCCACAATCTCAAGTTCTGGATGTTTCTGTCTACGATTGGGAACAG GTCGGCGTCCATGACAAGATGGGAATAAATGTCGTCCCTCTGAAGGAGCTTACACCTGATGAGCCAAAAGTTGTGACGCTTGATCTTCTCAAGAATCTAAACCCGGATGATCCTCAAAATGAGAAGTCACGGGGGCAGCTTGTTCTTGAAGTGCTCTACAAACCATTCAAGGACGATGAGATGCCGGATGACATTGAAGACTCAAATTCAATACAAAAGGCTCCAGAAGGAACTCCTGAGAGTGGTGGTCTGCTCGTAGTTATAGTCCATGAAGCTCAAGATTTGGAAGGGAAGCATCATACAAATCCATCTGTAAGGTTGCTTTTTAGGGGCGAGGAGAGAAGAACCAAG CCAGTGAAGAAAAATAGAGATCCAAGGTGGGAAGAGGAGTTCCAATTTATGTTGGATGAACCACCCACTGATGACAGGATTCATGTGGAAGTTGTTAGCACTTCATCAAGGATGGGTCTGCTTCATCCCAAG GAAATTCTTGGTTATGTGGATATATATCTCGCAGATGTTGTCAGCAATAAGCGTATGAACGAGAGATACCACCTCATTGACTCGAAAAATGGTCGTATTCAGATTGAACTGCAATGGAGAACTTCAGGTTGA
- the LOC113713274 gene encoding leucine-rich repeat receptor-like kinase protein HAR1 translates to MPKFTTVKYSYLLPHLFLLLSTVHVEAFSDHEALMDLRASMLGPGGSGLDDWSSSSSSSANHCLFSGVTCDQSTSRVTSLNITNLPLLGSLPPEIGLLDKLVNLTLVSTKLTGPLPPELSKLTSLRFVNISANNFNGELPGQLVMKMTQLEAFDCYNNDFTGFLPTAFVNLPKLRTLKLGGNYFYGEIPEAYSQFQNLEILALQGNGLSGRIPSSLARLPKLQNLLLGYFNSYEGGIPPEFGSLSSLRLLDLADCNLTGEIPPSLGKLKLLHTLFLQQNKLTGHLPPELSGCTSLMSLDLSFNNLTGEIPTEFSLLKNLTLLDVFHNQFHGPIPSFIGDLPNLEVLQLWQNNFTLELPKNLGSNGRLLILDVTSNHLTGTIPRDLCKGGKLWRLVLMENFFLGPIPEELGECKSLITFRAKKNYLNGTIPAGIFNLPLLDMIELSDNHLTGELPMQISGAALASLTLSNNLITGKIPPALGNLAELQTLSLDMNDLSGEIPEEISKLKKLSLLNLRGNGLSGELPASLADYPKLTCLDLSQNQLHGGIPRDVSMLKDLNALNLSRNQLTGEIPGELGLMKSLTLLDLSFNNFTGTRPMDGLLKFMGDRPFEGNPNLCPPLVKFCPSASSSAHGSNRTRTSTRVIAAIVAVTLGLLFAVTWMMIRRRKYEKSMAWKVTAFQRLDFKADDVLECLKEENIIGKGGAGIVYRGSMPNGVDVAIKRLVEHGTSRSDHGFTAEIQTLGKIRHRHIVRLLGYVRNKDVNLLLYEYMSNGSLGEVLHGTKGAHLQWESRYRIAVEAAKGLCYLHHDCSPSIIHRDVKSNNILLDSDYEAHVADFGLAKFFHNSGASECMSSIAGSYGYIAPEYAYTLKIDQKSDVYSFGVVLLELITGRRPVGEFGEGVDIVRWVRKTMSELSQPSDAAAVLAIVDFRLTGYPLTSVMNLFKIAMMCVEDESCARPTMREIVHMLANRPPQSAAPPPTLL, encoded by the exons ATGCCAAAATTCACTACTGTCAAATACTCCTATCTTCTTCCTCACCTTTTCCTTCTACTTTCGACAGTTCATGTCGAAGCATTTTCTGACCATGAAGCACTGATGGATCTCAGAGCCTCCATGCTTGGACCCGGCGGCTCCGGACTTGATGACTGGTCATCGTCTTCGTCTTCGTCCGCCAACCATTGCTTATTCTCTGGAGTCACGTGCGATCAAAGTACTTCACGGGTGACCTCCCTTAACATCACCAACCTTCCTCTCTTGGGCAGCCTTCCGCCGGAGATAGGGCTGTTGGATAAGCTCGTCAACCTCACTCTCGTCTCCACTAAGCTCACCGGTCCCCTCCCCCCTGAACTCTCTAAATTAACCTCCTTGAGGTTTGTTAACATCTCTGCCAACAACTTCAATGGGGAATTACCCGGACAACTGGTCATGAAAATGACTCAGCTGGAAGCTTTCGATTGCTATAACAACGACTTCACCGGCTTTCTGCCCACTGCGTTCGTGAACCTGCCGAAACTCAGGACGCTGAAACTCGGAGGGAACTACTTCTACGGGGAAATCCCAGAAGCTTACTCCCAATTTCAGAATTTAGAGATTTTAGCATTACAGGGCAATGGACTCAGCGGCAGAATACCCTCCAGCTTGGCTCGCCTTCCCAAGCTCCAAAACCTCCTCCTCGGCTATTTCAACAGCTACGAAGGTGGCATTCCTCCAGAGTTTGGCTCATTGAGCTCCCTCCGCCTTCTCGACCTTGCCGACTGTAATTTAACCGGCGAAATCCCGCCTTCCCTGGGGAAGTTAAAGCTGTTGCACACTTTGTTTTTGCAACAGAATAAACTCACCGGGCACTTGCCGCCAGAGCTTTCCGGTTGCACCAGCCTGATGTCGTTGGACTTGTCATTTAACAACCTCACGGGAGAGATACCCACGGAATTCTCTTTGCTAAAGAATTTGACTTTGTTGGATGTATTTCATAACCAATTTCACGGCCCAATTCCTTCGTTCATTGGCGACCTGCCTAATCTCGAAGTGTTACAACTTTGGCAGAATAATTTCACCCTGGAATTGCCCAAAAATCTCGGGAGCAACGGGAGGCTGTTGATTCTGGATGTCACGTCGAATCATCTCACTGGGACAATCCCCAGGGACCTGTGCAAGGGAGGCAAGCTGTGGAGGTTGGTTTTAATGGAGAACTTCTTTTTGGGGCCGATTCCTGAAGAACTTGGGGAGTGCAAGTCCTTGATCACGTTCCGAGCAAAGAAGAATTATCTCAACGGAACGATTCCCGCGGGGATTTTCAACTTGCCTTTGTTGGACATGATTGAGCTCAGCGACAACCACCTCACGGGAGAACTTCCCATGCAAATTTCGGGCGCTGCACTGGCAAGTCTTACGCTTTCTAATAATTTGATCACTGGAAAAATCCCTCCCGCTCTGGGGAATTTGGCGGAGCTGCAGACGTTGAGCCTTGATATGAACGACTTATCAGGTGAAATTCCGGAGGAAATTTCTAAACTCAAGAAACTCTCTCTTTTGAATTTGCGTGGAAACGGACTATCAGGTGAGCTCCCGGCTTCCCTAGCTGACTACCCCAAATTAACTTGCCTTGATTTGAGCCAAAACCAATTGCATGGCGGAATTCCGAGAGATGTTTCCATGCTGAAGGACTTAAATGCGCTCAATTTGTCGAGAAATCAGTTAACTGGTGAAATCCCTGGCGAACTTGGGTTAATGAAAAGCCTGACGTTGCTAGACCTTTCCTTTAACAATTTCACCGGCACAAGACCTATGGACGGGCTGCTGAAGTTCATGGGCGACCGCCCGTTCGAAGGAAATCCTAATCTCTGCCCTCCCCTTGTTAAATTCTGTCCTTCCGCTTCAAGCTCTGCACACGGCTCCAACCGTACTCGTACGTCGACGCGTGTAATAGCAGCCATTGTTGCTGTGACCTTGGGGCTGTTGTTTGCCGTGACTTGGATGATGATTAGGAGGAGAAAGTACGAGAAATCAATGGCTTGGAAGGTGACTGCATTCCAGAGGCTGGACTTCAAAGCAGATGACGTTTTGGAATGCCTAAAAGAAGAGAACATCATCGGCAAAGGCGGTGCAGGGATCGTATACAGAGGCTCCATGCCTAACGGCGTGGATGTGGCGATTAAACGGCTAGTCGAGCACGGTACCAGTCGCAGTGACCATGGCTTCACAGCTGAAATTCAGACTTTGGGCAAAATCAGGCACAGGCACATTGTGAGGCTATTAGGATATGTGCGCAACAAGGACGTTAACTTGCTGCTGTACGAGTACATGTCTAATGGGAGTCTTGGAGAAGTGTTGCATGGGACAAAGGGGGCTCATCTGCAATGGGAATCAAGGTACAGGATTGCGGTTGAGGCTGCTAAAGGATTGTGTTACTTGCATCATGATTGTTCGCCTTCCATAATTCACAGAGATGTCAAGTCCAATAATATTCTGCTGGATTCTGATTACGAGGCTCATGTGGCTGATTTTGGGCTTGCCAAATTCTTCCACAACAGCGGTGCCTCTGAATGCATGTCCTCAATTGCTGGTTCCTACGGCTATATTGCTCCAG AGTATGCATATACACTGAAAATCGACCAGAAAAGCGATGTGTATAGCTTTGGTGTGGTGCTGCTGGAGCTGATCACGGGTCGAAGACCTGTAGGGGAGTTCGGGGAGGGAGTGGACATTGTTAGGTGGGTGCGGAAGACGATGTCAGAACTATCCCAGCCGTCTGATGCTGCTGCAGTGCTTGCTATTGTGGACTTCAGGCTTACAGGGTATCCATTAACGAGCGTGATGAACTTGTTCAAGATTGCAATGATGTGTGTTGAGGATGAGAGCTGTGCCAGGCCAACTATGAGGGAAATTGTTCACATGCTTGCCAACAGACCTCCTCAGTCTGCTGCCCCTCCTCCTACCTTGCTTTGA
- the LOC113713516 gene encoding kinesin-like protein KIN-6 isoform X2, translating to MESPFPCPKTVTVRRNPHRKARPTPSSTVPLPLPLSSPPIPPDIPSFPTQDILSVELSETQRPREIDSFSSSQNPKRKPESENLKVFLRIRPLTVSQNAQKQNKRGGEVVKNAWPKNPKAKHLPKNKVKNSNEICVTVNDPHSVTISPPSSLQESKRIKSVVYEGFSHVFSNESSQAEVYQKLVHPLVEDFLRGKSGMLAALGPTGSGKTHTVFGCIREPGMVPLALRRIFSEDKSNGNQVSRCRTFYLSMFEICSEKGKSERIFDLLQEEGEISIQQSAIKGLNEVTIRHAEQAESLIAHGLLRRATAATNSNSQSSRSQCIINICCTPNSNDGEFDDEPKSTSLTIVDLAGAEREKKTGNQGLRMLESNFINNTSMVFGLCLRSLLEHQKNPKKPLQKHFQNSLLTRYLREYLEGKKRMALVLTLKPGAEDYLETSNLLKQASPYAQIKFIGIEEPAKNKSTKRPTQVLHGAEHSKRMKFSSVEASSISKTAVFGDQPRIEETKDENGSLTEVLVESEEPVSCKVTEGIYIKQDRIELTKREREYQIMVNFAKALWDVLKQYKQNLEMAENEICCLRDNLTCEKRRSSDLEKEVRHLRLISSFPEVPSAGVSSSCLVGLCTGIDSSQEQNYQHNDQKDEKSRTHISIAESSQDLKDLEAVDMHSEDEATSVCIASQDCVKERCEEAAETAGLGQHFQHLKYDEEDHSSVNNIRTLMDVNNVQRDDKTTETEGTDDSEYGSSCLQLCVKNKETCVCSVEEPAISASPVITSCDNSSAVEMDPLPHEEKELHPSATVMPRENASLVEDTRDCTALDTCSLDISSSRKTEKPKRRLLPASSTLLKDIGSVAVEDDIDKPKKLGRE from the exons ATGGAGAGTCCTTTTCCGTGTCCGAAGACCGTTACGGTCCGCCGGAATCCTCACCGGAAGGCCAGGCCGACGCCGTCTTCCACAGTTCCCCTTCCATTACCTCTATCCTCGCCACCAATTCCCCCCGACATCCCTTCATTTCCCACTCAAGACATTCTTTCTGTTGAGCTGTCTGAAACTCAAAGACCTCGTGAAATCGACTCGTTTTCTTCATCTCAAAACCCTAAGAGAAAGCCTGAGTCGGAGAATTTGAAAGTATTTCTAAGAATTCGTCCCCTTACTGTTTCCCAAAATGCCCAAAAACAGAACAAAAGGGGAGGCGAGGTTGTAAAAAATGCTTGGCCAAAAAATCCTAAAGCCAAACACTTGCcaaaaaataaagtgaaaaacAGCAATGAGATTTGCGTGACGGTCAATGATCCGCACTCTGTTACAATTTCACCTCCTAGTAGTTTGCAGGAAAGTAAGCGCATCAAGTCTGTGGTCTATGAAGGATTCTCTCACGTTTTCTCTAATGAATCATCTCAG GCTGAAGTGTATCAGAAGTTAGTGCATCCATTGGTTGAGGATTTTTTGAGGGGAAAGAGTGGAATGTTGGCCGCATTAGGTCCAACTGGCTCGGGAAAGACGCATACAGTTTTTGGGTGTATTAGAGAGCCTGGTATGGTACCTCTAGCCCTGCGTCGCATATTCTCAGAGGACAAAAGCAATGGGAATCAGGTTTCGCGGTGCCG GACCTTCTATTTGTCGATGTTTGAAATCTGTTCCGAGAAAGGAAAATCAGAACGGATATTTGATTTACTGCAAGAAGAGGGTGAGATTTCCATACAACAATCAGCAATCAAGGGCCTCAACGAG GTCACTATCAGACATGCTGAACAAGCTGAATCTTTAATTGCACATGGATTGCTAAGACGTGCTACGGCAGCAACTAATTCAAATAGTCAATCAAG TCGTTCACAATGCATTATCAACATTTGCTGCACCCCTAATAGTAATGATGGGGAGTTTGATGATGAACCAAAAAGCACTTCCTTGACAATTGTTGACCTTGCTGGAgctgaaagagaaaagaagacaGGAAACCAG GGGCTTAGAATGCTCGAGAGTAATTTTATCAATAACACATCCATGGTTTTTGGGCTTTGCTTAAGG TCATTATTGGAGCATCAGAAGAATCCCAAAAAGCCATTGCAAAAACACTTCCAGAACTCCTTG TTAACCAGATACTTGAGAGAATATTTAGAAGGCAAGAAACGGATGGCATTG GTCCTAACCTTGAAACCTGGAGCAGAAGATTATCTTGAAACTTCAAATCTTTTAAAGCAGGCATCACCATATGCACAAATTAA GTTTATAGGCATTGAAGAACCTGCAAAAAACAAATCTACTAAGAGACCCACTCAAGTTTTGCATGGGGCAGAACATAGCAAGAGAATGAAGTTTAGTTCTGTGGAAGCTTCTTCG ATCAGTAAAACAGCAGTCTTTGGAGATCAACCACGGATAGAAG AAACAAAGGATGAGAATGGAAGCTTAACAGAGGTTTTAGTTGAGAGTGAAGAACCTGTTAGTTGCAAAGTGACTGAAGGAATATACATCAAACAGGACCGTATTGAATTGACAAAAAGGGAAAGAGAATATCAGATTATGGTGAATTTTGCTAAAGCTTTATGGGATGTCCTGAAACAATATAAGCAAAACCTTGAG ATGGCTGAAAACGAAATCTGCTGTCTAAGAGACAACTTAACTTGTGAAAAACGAAGATCTTCTGATCTAGAAAAAGAAGTTAGACATTTGAGACTGATATCTTCTTTTCCTGAAGTACCTTCAGCTGGG GTCAGTAGCTCCTGTTTGGTTGGTTTATGTACTGGAATTGATTCTTCTCAAGAACAGAATTATCAG CACAATGATCAGAAAGATGAGAAGTCACGCACACATATTAGTATTGCTGAAAGTTCACAGGATTTAAAAGATCTGGAAGCAGTAGATATGCATTCGGAGGATGAAGCAACTTCTGTTTGCATTGCTTCGCAGGATTGTGTTAAAGAGAGATGTGAAGAAGCTGCTGAAACTGCTGGTCTGGGTCAACATTTTCAACATTTGAAGTATGATGAGGAAGATCATTCTAGTGTCAACAATATTAGGACTCTTATGGATGTGAATAATGTCCAGAGAGATGATAAAACGACAGAGACTGAAGGAACAG ATGATTCAGAATATGGTAGTAGCTGTTTGCAGTTGTGTGtgaaaaacaaagaaacttGTGTTTGCTCAGTGGAGGAACCTGCAATTTCTGCTTCACCTGTAATAACAAGTTGTGACAACTCTTCTGCAGTTGAGATGGACCCATTGCCACACGAGGAG AAAGAGCTGCATCCATCAGCAACTGTAATGCCTAGGGAAAATGCATCTTTGGTGGAAGACACTCGGGACTGCACTGCTCTGGACACTTGTTCACTTGATATTTCCAGTTCCAGAAAAACAGAGAAGCCGAAAAG GAGACTTCTACCAGCCTCGTCCACTTTATTGAAGGATATTGGTAGTGTTGCAGTAGAGGACGACATTGACAAGCCAAAG
- the LOC113713516 gene encoding kinesin-like protein KIN-6 isoform X1, protein MESPFPCPKTVTVRRNPHRKARPTPSSTVPLPLPLSSPPIPPDIPSFPTQDILSVELSETQRPREIDSFSSSQNPKRKPESENLKVFLRIRPLTVSQNAQKQNKRGGEVVKNAWPKNPKAKHLPKNKVKNSNEICVTVNDPHSVTISPPSSLQESKRIKSVVYEGFSHVFSNESSQAEVYQKLVHPLVEDFLRGKSGMLAALGPTGSGKTHTVFGCIREPGMVPLALRRIFSEDKSNGNQVSRCRTFYLSMFEICSEKGKSERIFDLLQEEGEISIQQSAIKGLNEVTIRHAEQAESLIAHGLLRRATAATNSNSQSSRSQCIINICCTPNSNDGEFDDEPKSTSLTIVDLAGAEREKKTGNQGLRMLESNFINNTSMVFGLCLRSLLEHQKNPKKPLQKHFQNSLLTRYLREYLEGKKRMALVLTLKPGAEDYLETSNLLKQASPYAQIKFIGIEEPAKNKSTKRPTQVLHGAEHSKRMKFSSVEASSISKTAVFGDQPRIEETKDENGSLTEVLVESEEPVSCKVTEGIYIKQDRIELTKREREYQIMVNFAKALWDVLKQYKQNLEMAENEICCLRDNLTCEKRRSSDLEKEVRHLRLISSFPEVPSAGVSSSCLVGLCTGIDSSQEQNYQHNDQKDEKSRTHISIAESSQDLKDLEAVDMHSEDEATSVCIASQDCVKERCEEAAETAGLGQHFQHLKYDEEDHSSVNNIRTLMDVNNVQRDDKTTETEGTDDSEYGSSCLQLCVKNKETCVCSVEEPAISASPVITSCDNSSAVEMDPLPHEEKELHPSATVMPRENASLVEDTRDCTALDTCSLDISSSRKTEKPKRRLLPASSTLLKDIGSVAVEDDIDKPKGARGEKKVPLDTRNKSKGSTSLLRLLRNDLRL, encoded by the exons ATGGAGAGTCCTTTTCCGTGTCCGAAGACCGTTACGGTCCGCCGGAATCCTCACCGGAAGGCCAGGCCGACGCCGTCTTCCACAGTTCCCCTTCCATTACCTCTATCCTCGCCACCAATTCCCCCCGACATCCCTTCATTTCCCACTCAAGACATTCTTTCTGTTGAGCTGTCTGAAACTCAAAGACCTCGTGAAATCGACTCGTTTTCTTCATCTCAAAACCCTAAGAGAAAGCCTGAGTCGGAGAATTTGAAAGTATTTCTAAGAATTCGTCCCCTTACTGTTTCCCAAAATGCCCAAAAACAGAACAAAAGGGGAGGCGAGGTTGTAAAAAATGCTTGGCCAAAAAATCCTAAAGCCAAACACTTGCcaaaaaataaagtgaaaaacAGCAATGAGATTTGCGTGACGGTCAATGATCCGCACTCTGTTACAATTTCACCTCCTAGTAGTTTGCAGGAAAGTAAGCGCATCAAGTCTGTGGTCTATGAAGGATTCTCTCACGTTTTCTCTAATGAATCATCTCAG GCTGAAGTGTATCAGAAGTTAGTGCATCCATTGGTTGAGGATTTTTTGAGGGGAAAGAGTGGAATGTTGGCCGCATTAGGTCCAACTGGCTCGGGAAAGACGCATACAGTTTTTGGGTGTATTAGAGAGCCTGGTATGGTACCTCTAGCCCTGCGTCGCATATTCTCAGAGGACAAAAGCAATGGGAATCAGGTTTCGCGGTGCCG GACCTTCTATTTGTCGATGTTTGAAATCTGTTCCGAGAAAGGAAAATCAGAACGGATATTTGATTTACTGCAAGAAGAGGGTGAGATTTCCATACAACAATCAGCAATCAAGGGCCTCAACGAG GTCACTATCAGACATGCTGAACAAGCTGAATCTTTAATTGCACATGGATTGCTAAGACGTGCTACGGCAGCAACTAATTCAAATAGTCAATCAAG TCGTTCACAATGCATTATCAACATTTGCTGCACCCCTAATAGTAATGATGGGGAGTTTGATGATGAACCAAAAAGCACTTCCTTGACAATTGTTGACCTTGCTGGAgctgaaagagaaaagaagacaGGAAACCAG GGGCTTAGAATGCTCGAGAGTAATTTTATCAATAACACATCCATGGTTTTTGGGCTTTGCTTAAGG TCATTATTGGAGCATCAGAAGAATCCCAAAAAGCCATTGCAAAAACACTTCCAGAACTCCTTG TTAACCAGATACTTGAGAGAATATTTAGAAGGCAAGAAACGGATGGCATTG GTCCTAACCTTGAAACCTGGAGCAGAAGATTATCTTGAAACTTCAAATCTTTTAAAGCAGGCATCACCATATGCACAAATTAA GTTTATAGGCATTGAAGAACCTGCAAAAAACAAATCTACTAAGAGACCCACTCAAGTTTTGCATGGGGCAGAACATAGCAAGAGAATGAAGTTTAGTTCTGTGGAAGCTTCTTCG ATCAGTAAAACAGCAGTCTTTGGAGATCAACCACGGATAGAAG AAACAAAGGATGAGAATGGAAGCTTAACAGAGGTTTTAGTTGAGAGTGAAGAACCTGTTAGTTGCAAAGTGACTGAAGGAATATACATCAAACAGGACCGTATTGAATTGACAAAAAGGGAAAGAGAATATCAGATTATGGTGAATTTTGCTAAAGCTTTATGGGATGTCCTGAAACAATATAAGCAAAACCTTGAG ATGGCTGAAAACGAAATCTGCTGTCTAAGAGACAACTTAACTTGTGAAAAACGAAGATCTTCTGATCTAGAAAAAGAAGTTAGACATTTGAGACTGATATCTTCTTTTCCTGAAGTACCTTCAGCTGGG GTCAGTAGCTCCTGTTTGGTTGGTTTATGTACTGGAATTGATTCTTCTCAAGAACAGAATTATCAG CACAATGATCAGAAAGATGAGAAGTCACGCACACATATTAGTATTGCTGAAAGTTCACAGGATTTAAAAGATCTGGAAGCAGTAGATATGCATTCGGAGGATGAAGCAACTTCTGTTTGCATTGCTTCGCAGGATTGTGTTAAAGAGAGATGTGAAGAAGCTGCTGAAACTGCTGGTCTGGGTCAACATTTTCAACATTTGAAGTATGATGAGGAAGATCATTCTAGTGTCAACAATATTAGGACTCTTATGGATGTGAATAATGTCCAGAGAGATGATAAAACGACAGAGACTGAAGGAACAG ATGATTCAGAATATGGTAGTAGCTGTTTGCAGTTGTGTGtgaaaaacaaagaaacttGTGTTTGCTCAGTGGAGGAACCTGCAATTTCTGCTTCACCTGTAATAACAAGTTGTGACAACTCTTCTGCAGTTGAGATGGACCCATTGCCACACGAGGAG AAAGAGCTGCATCCATCAGCAACTGTAATGCCTAGGGAAAATGCATCTTTGGTGGAAGACACTCGGGACTGCACTGCTCTGGACACTTGTTCACTTGATATTTCCAGTTCCAGAAAAACAGAGAAGCCGAAAAG GAGACTTCTACCAGCCTCGTCCACTTTATTGAAGGATATTGGTAGTGTTGCAGTAGAGGACGACATTGACAAGCCAAAG